Genomic window (Prosthecobacter fusiformis):
CTCCTGGTGAATAGTCTGGCAAATGACATGGCCCGTGTGGCCACTTTGCAGTACATGCGCTCCGTCGGCATGGCCCAGATGCGCTGGCTGGGCATTGATGAAGGTCACCACTCTCTTTCCCATGATCCCGATGACAACAAGGAGAGCTATGCCAAGCTGATGAAGATCAATACTTGGTTTGCAGGAGAGTTCGCCTATCTGGCCAAACGCCTCAGCGAAACCCCTGAATCCACCGGCGATGGTAGCATGCTGGACAATACCTTGCTCGTCTGGACCAATGAACTGGGCAAAGGGAATAGCCATACCCTCGATGACATTCCTTATGTCATGGTCGGTGGCGGTGGAGGCTTCAAAATGGGGCGAACTTTGAAGTTTGACAAAGTCGCCCACAATCGCCTTTGGATGACGGTAGCCCATTCCATGGGCCACTCTGGCCTCAAGACCTTCGGCAAAGCCGAGCTTTGCGAAGGTGGCTTGTTGAACTTGGCGTAACCGCGTTGCGCCTTACCCGCGCTTCCGCTCCAGCAAGTTCATCATGAGGAAGGACAGCATCAGCGCCGTCTGCTCGCCTTCATCGGCGGCATTGACTTGGACGAGTTCAAAGCGTCCTTCAAAGAGTGCGCTTTGTTTCGTCAGCCTCAGCACAGGTGTCGTGTCGGGACGGCTGGCCAGGTAGCGGGGGTGGAACATGAAGCCGCTGAACATACCCACGACTGGGATCTCACCGATAAATCCGTCCATCAGTTTAGCCCCGGGGTTTTCCTCGCGGATGAGAAAGGCGATCTCTTTGGAGCCAGGCGCAAAGACTTCATAATGCGCGCGCCAGAGGGACTTCATACCTCGCCTGCCGACAGCGCCGATCTCATTACCCCGCGCATCACGAAAGGTATATCGGGCTGACCAGTCCAGAATACGGTCTGCCTCGATCGTTGCCAGGAGCTGGGTGCGGGTGTCATTGGTATACACCTCCACTTTTTCCCGGAAACGAAACATCTTTTGCTTCACATAGCACACCTGGTTTCCTGCCGCATCTTCCACATAGATTTGAGGGGTGAGGGCGATGAGTTTGAATCGGAATGTCAGAGGATAGTTCATAGCGGAGTCTCATCATGAGCTGTAAGCACCGGAACTCACCCGAAAATTGGCATTTTTTTAAAACTCCGGGACTGCTACGGAACTGGATACTGGAACAGGCCCAAATGTTGCTTTAACTTAGGTGCATGTACTCAACATCCGTTCCCTGGAAAGTCCTTTCCTCCCAAGTTTCCGTCAGTGTTCTTTTGGAAGACTGGAATCTGGCCAATAATGAGCCAGAGGCGGACACGCTACGCAGTTATGTGGTCCAGGTTGTGTTTGATTCACCCTTTCTTTCGGTGCCGGTGGTGCATTTGGGACTTACTGGATTCGACATTGACCAACGAGACAGCGCCCGCCTGACGGTGAAGGCTGAAAGCATCACGGAATCCGGTTTCCAGGCGGTTATTTCCACCTGGTCCAACACTCGTGTCTATGCTGCTGAATTAAACTGGCTGGCCATTGGTTCTTAAAGCTGAATACTTTAGCCTGCATGGAGTACGCGCAGGCTGGATGTGGCAAAACTGTCTCGTACATCCTGCAGGCCGTCGGGTGCCAGGGACTTCAAAGCGGCGGGAACCTTTTTGCCTCCTAACAAAAAGTGACGAAGTGCAGCCAGGAAAAGTTCCGGCTGATCCTCTGCGGGGATGTCCAGCGTTTCTGGAAATGATGCATCAAGAATGGAGATGCCTTCTTCCGAGATATCCGCCAGTTCTTCAGCCCAGCGCATGACTGTTTCCGCAGCAGGGGCATCTGGATGTTTTTGTGTGACCAAGGCCAGGAGGTCTTTGCGGTTGGACACATTCATCAGCAGGGCCAGGAAGAACCGATGCTCAGGATCAGCAATATGGCTGCGCATGTTTTTGATGCGATCCCGATGCACACATTCGGCCAGGGTAGGGGAGATGCCGCTAGCGGCTTGGCCATGCTTCTTTTGAAATGCCGTGAGCACTGTCTCCCATTCGCCGAGATCTGACAGATGCCCCATGCTGTGTTGAAGGATATAAAAGCCGCGCTCGAAGTCTAGGCTGGTGATCATTTCCAAAACCAGTTCCGCATAAGACGGGTCTTCGGTCTGCTCCAGGACATCCAGCAACTGCTTACGACGCATGGTCAGCAGGTCGCTAAAGTGAGGATCCAGCGCAATGTGCGGGGGCAGGTAATTGAATTGGGGACCGGTGCCAGGGTCATTTTGTGTGCGCACTACCACCGTCACAGAAGGTGTCTCCAGATGGAATAGGGAATGGATGCAGCGCGAGCCTGAGATGATGGGGACGGTGCGTCCTGTCTCTAGCAATTCGATTTTCTTCATGCGCACATCGCCCAGATGCAGATGAGGTGTGATGGCCTGTTGTTTTTCAAACTCGTAATGCGCATGAATGCTGGAGCCAGACATGACGTGGAAGGCACCGGAGAACTCATGCTGATGAATATCCGTGGTGCCATCCATCCAGAAGAGAAGCTGGATATAAAAGCGCGGATGGTCGTAGGCGACGATCTCCGGCTGGCCAAAGCCGGACTGCGTCTGGAAGGGCTGTTCATCATCCAAAAGAAATTCCCGCATGAAAGCGGCCAAGTCCACGTGCTGGGCTGGAGGATTGGCATCCAGGGCCGTCTGCGCGATCTCAGGAAACTTTTCCAGCGAAAAGTTATTGTCCTTCCAGCGCTGCAAAACGGTGCGTCCCAAGTCCTTAAAGTATGCCTTCATCCCTCACTCTTCCGCCAGGGCAGTTGTCACGACAAGGGGCTTTGTCGTTCGTCCTTGCAGAGTGGCTTCTGTAACGCTCCTTTGCGGTCATGGTGGCGGCTTGTGCGCTCCATCGCCGCCCTATGACGAAACCCTTTCTCACTCTTGCCCAGGCACGTACACCCGAAGGTGCGGAGCTGACCCTGCATTCCCATGACACAGAGTTTTATCTGCGGGTAAACCGGCAGCCGTTGATGGGGACGAATGCCTCGGAATCAGAAAAGGTGCTGGCAGAGCTGGCTTGTGCGGGACTGGCCACCCAGGCGACACCGCGTGTTTTGATTGGCGGACTGGGCTTTGGTTTCAGTTTGCGGCGCGTACTTGAGTGTGTTGGGGCTGCGGCAATCGTACAGGTCGCGGAACTGTTGCCGGAAGTGGTCGCCTGGAACCGTGAATTCCTCAGCAGTGTGAACGGACTCCTGCTGGATGATCCTCGTGTTCTTTTGTCCATTCAGGATGTTTACCAAATCATTGCTCAGGCTCCAGCGGGACATTATGATGCCATCCTTCTGGACGTTGACAATGGACCCATAGCGATGGTGAAGGATGGCAATGGCCGACTATACCAATCTGCGGGGCTTGCCGCCATCTCCCGTGCACTGAAGCCGGGGGGAAGGGTGACTTTTTGGTCCGCCAGTCAGGATCAGGCCTTTTCACGGCGACTGGTTAAAGCGGGGTATAAGGTCGAGATTGTAGGCTGCAAGTCATACCCACAAGCCAAGAAAAAGACCCATACCATCTTTGTCGCGGACAGGAGATAATAGCTCTCGAAGTAGTGCCTAAGTATTAAAAAGTGGTTCTGCGTTCTGCACGGTGAACCTTTTTTCTCATGCACTCCGCATGGGTAACTGATACCAATCAGTTTCGTAAAGTGTTGCAGATCAATGCTTTCGAAAGCATTTTTTCCTTTGGTCAGCATTATGCACTCATAAGCAGAGTTGCGGTGTAACCGAAGGGAACCGGGCTGTGGTCATTTCAATCGAATGAATGATCACCCTTTCCCATCCAAGCCCTGGAACAAAACCTAACTCAACCATGAAACACTTTTCCTTATTAATATTAGCCGCTGTACTTGCAGTGGCTGCGCCGGTCTCATCCGCGCGCGCTGAGGTGGACGTCTCCATTGATTTCTTCTACGATGCGCTCAGTCCCCATGGAGACTGGATCTATGCTGACGACTATGGGTACGTTTTTCAGCCGATTGTGGCACAGACAGCAGATTGGGCACCTTATACCGATGGCTACTGGGCGTATACCGATGCCGGTTGGACCTGGATCTCTAATGAGGACTTTGGTTGGGCGACTTATCACTATGGCCGCTGGATCCAAATGCAGGGCGGCTGGGTATGGGTGCCGGGAACCGAGTGGGCGCCCGCCTGGGTATCCTGGCGGCAGACGGATGACCATGTAGGCTGGGCACCCCTGCCACCCGAGGCAAGCTGGTCAGTCAATATTGGATTTAACCAATGGTCAGATAGCTATTATGACATCGGACCATCCTGGTATAACTTTGTGCCTTTCAATCTCTTCGCCCGCCGCACATCGCTGCGGCCAGTGATTGTAAATCGCAGCCGTAACATCACTTACATCAACAGCTCGGTGAATGTGACGAACATCAGTTATAGGCAGAATGTGGTGAACAATATTTTTGTGGGCGGTCCTGATCCAGATCGCTTTGACCGGGGTGATAATCGCATTCGTCGGCTGAGCCTGCGCCGTGATGAAGACCGCTTTCGCCGTGACTGGATCGACAACCGTAGTGATCGCCCACGCAGTTTTGACAGCCTTTCCCGAATTGAGAGCAATCAACTCATTGTTGCCGCACCTTCTGTGAGAGGTGACCGTCCTGCCGGGCTGCCATCCCGTGTGCGTGAGCGTTTTGAACGTCCTGAAATCGACCGCGGCTGGCGTGATGCAGGAGACTCTCAGGCTGCTGAAGCTTTGCGTGAGCGCCAGCGTGCTGCCTTTGCCAAAGCTAAGCCTGCCGAGTTGCCAGAGAGAAAAGCTGTCATTTCCACAAGCAAGATACCGCCGCCAGCGATAGGCCGGTTGTTAAAGCCTGAGGAACGTCGTGGTGGAGGTCAGCGTCCTGATCCGCGTCAGGTAGATGAAGATGTGCGCAAAGGTCTCCCCCCTGGTGCTGCCGATAAATCTGGTAACAGGCCAGGAATGAGAGATGAGCCTCCTGGCCCGGGCGATACCCGCCGCCCAGGTATGGCTGACCGTGATGGTCGCCCAGGTGAGCGTCCAGAAGGTCGTCCAGGTATGCCAGACCGTGATAGCCGCCCAGGTGAGCGACCAGAGGGTCGTCCGGGGATGCCAGATCGCGATGGTCTCCCAGGTGAGCGACCAGAGGGTCGTCCGGGGATGCCAGACCGTGATGGCCGCCCAGGTGAGCGTCCAGAGGGTCGCCCAGGAATGCCAGATCGTGATGGCCGACCAGGTGAGCGTCCAGAGGGTCGCCCTGGAATGCCAGATCGTGATGGTCGTCCAG
Coding sequences:
- a CDS encoding H-type lectin domain-containing protein, whose product is MYSTSVPWKVLSSQVSVSVLLEDWNLANNEPEADTLRSYVVQVVFDSPFLSVPVVHLGLTGFDIDQRDSARLTVKAESITESGFQAVISTWSNTRVYAAELNWLAIGS
- a CDS encoding spermine synthase encodes the protein MTKPFLTLAQARTPEGAELTLHSHDTEFYLRVNRQPLMGTNASESEKVLAELACAGLATQATPRVLIGGLGFGFSLRRVLECVGAAAIVQVAELLPEVVAWNREFLSSVNGLLLDDPRVLLSIQDVYQIIAQAPAGHYDAILLDVDNGPIAMVKDGNGRLYQSAGLAAISRALKPGGRVTFWSASQDQAFSRRLVKAGYKVEIVGCKSYPQAKKKTHTIFVADRR
- a CDS encoding DUF6600 domain-containing protein is translated as MKHFSLLILAAVLAVAAPVSSARAEVDVSIDFFYDALSPHGDWIYADDYGYVFQPIVAQTADWAPYTDGYWAYTDAGWTWISNEDFGWATYHYGRWIQMQGGWVWVPGTEWAPAWVSWRQTDDHVGWAPLPPEASWSVNIGFNQWSDSYYDIGPSWYNFVPFNLFARRTSLRPVIVNRSRNITYINSSVNVTNISYRQNVVNNIFVGGPDPDRFDRGDNRIRRLSLRRDEDRFRRDWIDNRSDRPRSFDSLSRIESNQLIVAAPSVRGDRPAGLPSRVRERFERPEIDRGWRDAGDSQAAEALRERQRAAFAKAKPAELPERKAVISTSKIPPPAIGRLLKPEERRGGGQRPDPRQVDEDVRKGLPPGAADKSGNRPGMRDEPPGPGDTRRPGMADRDGRPGERPEGRPGMPDRDSRPGERPEGRPGMPDRDGLPGERPEGRPGMPDRDGRPGERPEGRPGMPDRDGRPGERPEGRPGMPDRDGRPGERPGSRPDMIPGSRVPEGKPDERPGMSKDGPDRRPGVKPEEAPRPRLAPGVVPSDEDRRRGGVPSAPSSTPSRTQNEPPSAAPERTMPTPPKSRPELPKVNPNSPGNRPDRPFEGRPGKPSEDRPSPSTRPSQARPTPMPEPKATPNARPSPMPRPEQPKAKPVPMPTPKARPPQSSKGDDKRLESPSIRMTKPQSAPQRPAPQVKKESPAAKPQVKSAPPTPKPQVKKTSPKPEAKSAAPKPQVKSAPPKAKPQGRPTADRSPSGKKQEERRKKD